In Motacilla alba alba isolate MOTALB_02 chromosome 2, Motacilla_alba_V1.0_pri, whole genome shotgun sequence, the DNA window TTGAAATGGTAACACAGTGCTCACACTGTGTGTAGGGTCAAAGCTGAATAAATGCACACTGTATGATTATCTCAATTTCTTATTGTTCAGCATAATATGCATGGTTGTTGTACCAAGGCTGAGGGGGAGGCCATGCATCAGGAGTCTAAGCAGAGACAGAGAGCAGGCCACAGTAGTGTAAGTGAAGTGGACTCTGTGGGAGCTTCTCTGGATgcataaaactgctttttagaGCATACAAATTGTCAGAAAATGCTCCAtatgtttgctgtgctgcatgTACATCACCCTGATTTAAGCTCACAAGAGACCACGGTCTCTGGAAACCCTCTGTCTGGTTTAGAACTGCATTCTTCATTCATTTCTAGCGAGGGGATCCTGACATTCAGAATGTGCAGATGACTGCTCTGTCTCGCAGGGGGTTTTGTACTAGCACTGCCTTGTACTGGTGCACAGAGATCACCCTCTGCCCAGGTGACACTTTGTGCTGAACTGCTCCAGCCACTGCCTGGTAGCCATTAGTTTTGGTAATAACTGCAGGCAGAGGGGTCATTGTACAGAGAGCCTGGAGAATTGAGTTGCTGTGTTGGAAAGAAAAGTTGTAGGGTTTTGGCTCAGCATTAAGATCTAGGGAGGGATTCAGCCTATCCTGCTCTGGACCTGGCTGGATCCTGAGGTAAATCCAGATGTGACTAGAGTATTTACAAAACAGAGGGTGAGTTTagggcactgagcaaccacctctattttcattttaaacagcaCAGGATTTAAAATACGCTGTCTAGCCAAGCTGTGGAAATCCTTTGGGTTCCCTGTTGAGGAGTGGTATTTAtccattttgtttctgattAGTGTGATTGAGCTACAAGTTCAGACTTCAACTTGCAGAACCAACTCTCTCGCAGCATTCAAACACAAACAGCACTTGGGTTTTGTGGTGACTCCAATTCAGAGCTGGATTTTGATTTCACCTTTTTGAAGCACCAGTTTTGATTCTGGCCCCCTGCTCCAGTCCAGAAAGCAGTTGACAGGTATTGCTGTGATAAAATGCTGTGATAAAATGCTGTGTATCAATGACCTTTCCTGTGTTTCTTCAGGTTCGCAAAATTCTAGACTTGGTTCAAAGCAAGGGAGAAGAAGTTTCGGAATATTTCGTCTATGTCCTGCAGAAAGTCACTGATGCTTACTACGAGCTTCAGCCTTGGCTGGATGAAATAGGTTATGAGCCTTCAGAGAATATTTGTAGTAAACCTGTGGTAAATACAGATCCAGGTAAGGTCATGCATCCCTTAGAACTGCCCTGCTATGTAGGGAAGCTCCAATCAAGTGACAGGAGAGTAAGAGTTtaggcaggcacagccagggaaaattaaaaggcaaaattaattAGCCAAATTATAAGGCACACTGTATAACACAAGGGTAATGTTGATAAATTACATCCTGTTTTGTTAAACTCAGGCTCTTTCTGCATTTGGTTGTGGGTATGTAACACAATGGCAGAATCCCCTTATGCCAGCTATTTTCTAGGCCTCTACTACAATTTATTAGCAACACTGTGATGTTTTGGCCATGGACTAGCCAGTATTTCATTATGAGAACAGTAAAGCAATGAGGCAGGTTGCCTAGGGAGGCTGTGCAGTCTCCATGGGGGTTTTCAAGATCCAACTAGACAAAGCCCTGAGTAACCTCACCTGATGTCAGAAATTATCCCGTTCTCAGCAGGAGGTAGGACTAGACCTtctgaagtcccttccaaccagaATTATTGTCATCCTAAATGATGATTTTTAGCAACcctaaaaaaatcagagtttaagtattgcagaaattatttcctctggAGAGGTTTTTCCATACTACATAAATATAAGAATTACTTTGTCCCCATCTGAAGCAAAGTTTCTGTTGAAAACCACAGGCCAACATTCTGCAATAACTGAGATTCTCTTGTGGGATTTTTgtcatcttaaaaaaatcttttgagaTGCCTGGTACTAGATTTCCAAAATGCATGGCCTCTACTTGCAATAATATAAATGACTAAAGAAGTTAGGAAAGAACAACCACCTACCTGATAGAACTGCTGTTAGAATATAAGTTCAGTGAAATCAGTGACCAGCAACTCCAACAAGCCTTTGCAGAGAGTCAAGCAGCCTTTATCAAAGGGTCAGGGGCTTGGCTTTGAGTCTCAGCTGAAGAATAGTAACCCCCTGAACCAATGCAACATCAGTACTGGCTTTCAGGAAGTGGTGGCTCACATGTGACCTTTCTTTAGCACCTGAATTTCCCAAGTGGGCGATGATGGCAGCACAAATGGAAATAATCTGCCAAAGAACCATTTCTGCATTAGAATTACTTTAGTTTGTTACCCGCTCTGAGTTCCCAAAGAGGTGGGTCATTGTATACATAGGTTTTTAAATAATAGTCTCTTTAATAATAGTCCACTGTCCTTTTAGTTAGCAGGTATTGCCAGAAACTCAGACATGAACTGGGACGGGATTCCAAGTTTTTCGTGTTGTACGCTCAGAAGGAGGAGATGCTGCTTGAAGAAATCTACTCCAACAGTATTATGGAGCTGGTCAGTTTTACCAATGAGAGTCTTGGCCAGGTGGGTCAATTAGAAGCCCTTTTTGATGATGCAGCTGGGCTAATTAATGAAGATGGAGAGACCGTCTATGTCTACGGTGATGCAGGAATTGGAAAATCCATCTTACTGCAAAAGATACAAAGCCTTTGGGCCAGGAAGGAATTGGACATAGGGGCCaagtttttcttccattttcgGTGTAGGATGTTTAGCTGCTTCAAGGAAGACGAAGCCATATGTTTGAAAGACCTGCTCTTCAAATATAATTGCTACCCAGACCAGGACCCCGCAGAAGTGTTCCATCACATCTTGCAGTTCCCTCATACAGTTCTTTTCACTTTTGATGGCTTTGATGAGATCTATTCCAACTTTGATCTCAGCAGCGTACCTGAGGTATGCTCACCCAATGAACCCATCCACCCCCTGGCACTGCTCGTAAGCCTTCTCAGAGGAAAGCTTCTTAAGGGATCCAAGAAAATTCTTACCGCCAGGACAGGAACTGAGATCCAAAAAAACATCATTAGGAAGAAAGTGCTGCTCCGCGGTTTCTCCAGGAACAACCTGAAGGAATACACAGCTATGTTTTTCAAAGATGAGCGGCAGCGAGCACTGGTGTCAAACCAGTTGGAAGCTAACCCGAATCTCTGCAGTTTGTGTTCAGTGCCTTTATTTTGCTGGATTATCTTTAAATGCTTTGAGCACTTCCACTCCATGTTTGACAGCCACGAGCTTCCAGACAGTTCTGTTACATTAACAGATGTATTTTTGCTCATGATTGAAGTCCACCTGAACCGATCTGTGAAAACAAGTTTGCTGAAGAGCAATATCAGGAGCCAAGCAGAGGTGTTCAAATCAAGAAAGGAAAGTCTTCTAGCTTTGGGTAAAATGGCATACAAAGGGATGGAGAACTCTTCCTTCATCTTTGAGCAGGAGGAAGTCTCATCGGCAAACATCTCTGAAGAAGATTTGCAGTTGGGCTTTCTCAGGACAGTTAAAGGTTACAGTGGCTGTGACAGTCAGGCCACTTATGAGTTCTTGCACTTAACCCTTCAGtcttttttcacagctttgttTTTGGTTATGGAGGAGAAGGTGGGTACCAAGGAGTTACTTGAGTTTTTCAATGAATGTTCTTCCATGGAGACTGCCCAGCCTACTTGCCTTCGTATCCCGTGGTTGAAGAAACAGCTAGCAGGGGAGGATCCCTTCCAAAATAAGGAACACTTTAATTTTACCAACATGTTTCTTTGTGGCCTGCTTTCTGGATCCAGGCAGAAGCTCTTCAGGCATTTAGTTTCGCCTGCGGTCAttaagaggaagagaaaaacactcATCACGTACCTTGGGGAGAGCATGAAATCCCGCCTGAAAGGCTACACTCGGTCCAGGCTGAAAAGCTACAATCAGGTGCAGATGCAGCCCAACTTTGTGTGGATGCTGAGGTGCCTGTACGAGATGCAGAGTGAGAAGGTGGGGAGGATGGCAGCCCGCCGCATGCACGCCAACTACATCAAGCTGGCCTACTGCAACGCCTGCTCTGCCGACTGCAGCGCCATTTCCTTTGTGCTGCACCACTTCCAAAAGCACCTGGCTCTGGATTTGGACAACAACAACATCAATGACTATGGAATAAAACAGCTGCAACCTTGTTTCAGCAAGCTTGCAGTGATCAGGTAGGAGTCTCTGTATGTAAGCAGGTCTTTGCGTATTCTTCATTTATTCCACAAACTGGTGGGCTGAAGGAATTGATCTCGCAAGGGGAGAATGATGAGGATTAGTGCTGCTGGCAATTAATGTTTCAGATCTTCTGAAATCTTTGTTCATTTAGTCACAGGAGCAGAGGTAAGCTGTGAATTTGGAAACCAAAATGGAAAGGGTGGAAAGAAGTCCTTAGAAGCACAGGCTGTTTAAACCTGTAGGTTTAGTTAGCTCCATCTCAAATTGTTTTGTCTCAGAAGAGAATTTTTATGAGAGAAGGTGCTtaagggaaaaaggaaacaaaagggCATCCTCCATTATCTGAAGATTGCCTGAATCCATCTCTGCCCTTGGTCATATGGGGTAAGGGAGGATCTCCTAATCACAATAACCCTTGATCAGAAGCCGTGaatttcttgcttttgcttcctgTCAAAATGTCTGGCTTTCATAAGACAAAAGCTATCATGTACATCCATGGAAGAATGTAGTTGACACCTTGAGATGTGGTGTTTCCCTGAGGTGCTGTGAAGGGAGGACATGACTTGGTGTGAAAAGAGAGAACTAACTCCACCTCTAACATCACAGGCCAGATTGCCTCACCTCCAGCCCTTTGAGCTTGTGCAATGTAGCTGTATCTTATTTGTGCAAACATTTAGGTGCAGAAAATCAGGAACTTCATATATATCTTCTTTAAAACTCCTTCATCCtcatgagaattttttttttaacaactgaaTTTATTCCTCCTATTTGGCTGTGCCTTGCCTTGTTTTCCTCTAGGAATAAATCAAaactcttggtttttttccccagttattTGCAAATTGACTGACCTCCCAGGAGAAAGCAATAAGGAAACTCCTGGGGGAAATGCCTAAGTACGTAAgataaaacaaagaagaaaaggccaGCTTTTCATTCTTTGTGCCCATCATGTGATCATGCCATACACAGTGTGACCCTAACACGATCCCCAGCACCAAAACAGTCTTTTAGGTTGCCCTTTTAGGATCCCCTTATGGATCTTCAGACGTTGGAACTTTTATTTCTAATGAGCAATTTCTGCAGGTCAGGAAATATTGTTTCCAAGAGCTGAACTATCCCTTTCAAAGAAGCAGGCTGTCCTGATCTGTAGGATTGGCTGATCTCTCCTGGGTGCATTCCAAAGGGACCAGGTTGCTAACTAGCAAAGGCTAGGGAGGCTGTTGGTGATAAGGGACTCTCAGCAGGAAATCTTTAGCTACTGAGTTTGTGTGCAAACTAAATGTggtcaaaatgttttcataggGACAGCTTTACCCAGAAAATGTGATTCATGGCAATTGGAATGCTTCCCTTGAACCTGTCCATAAGGGGAAAAAACTTGagaagttacaaaaaaaaaaaacccaaaacaacaacaacaaaagcccTCCCCCCAAACAGCTGTGAGAAGAAGCATTTTATTCTATGAATGACTGACATTGATTTGTTTCGTGTCTGGCTGGGACAATAAAATTAGAAACATCTAGCACACCCATGGGAGCGCAGTTCTGTTTTCTGGCCAGGGCTTTTCACGACTTTTATTTGGTGAAGCCTGAATGTGTTGTGACTTTCAAGATGCTTGGCTTTCACTGTGTACTCAGAGAGAAGACTGCAAGACTAGTAGTTTGGACAGCTTGCTTTTGCTAGGGTGTTAAACAGACTTTCTTCCTGGAATCACAGTAAGCACAGGAGGAGGGCGAGATGTTTATCTGGAGTCTGACTTCCTACATTTTATTGTTCTCAGTTCTGTGGACAGCTTCCAGAGCATTACCTAGGAGACCTGGGGCTTTCtgatttttatcagttttgGAGTGAGCCACATGAATGTGAGCTCACATTTCCCTTAACAGCTTTTAATATGTGGCATAAGGACCTGTTAAAATATCAGAGGAAAATGCATAGGCCTCCAGTCATTTGTTAACTCACAGTTTATGAACATTTCTAATACATATTGATTCAGACTTTTCATTCCCTTCTTTCCAGGCTCAGTGTAAATCAGGTCACAGATCACGGAGTAAGGATCTTGTATGAAGAACTCTCCAAGTACCAAATTGTGTCTTTCTTGGGGTATGTACCCAGCTGGGAGCAAAACACTCAGTAGTGAtactagaaaataaaactctAATGCTGTCGGTACTGACACAGCAGAGGGGGGTGGAAACTACAGTTTAAGCAAAGCAGCTTTTTGTGTCAGAAATGATTCTGTGGCAGTTCACTGGGACAAGGACCACAGCTTCCTCTCCCATCACACTCCctcacagcctcctgctgcaAACCCTTCTGTGGCACAGTGTGGAACACCAATTAACCTGCTTGCTAATTTTTATGCTGAAAGCCTTCTGCTGTGGAAGGGATAGACTGCAAGCAAGAGAGCATGTGTAGTTATAGCTTGCTGTTTTCTCCACTGTAAACTGATTTATTTCAACTATGCAAAGCAGATACAGCTTGGTAGAGACTGCTGTCAGGAACATGCAGTTTCAAGTGTCATGTTCATGATACCAATTTCTTTCAAGAGCTTAATTAGTTCTTAATGAAGCTGAAGCTGGAAGGCACGTTAGCTCTGACTTCCTGCTCTTGGTTAAGTAGCTACATAAAAATGACTTTTTGAAAGGTGAACATGAATACCAAGAATagcttttttcctccagtgcCCTAATGTAAGTACATCTGCTCAGGTATCTGCTCTTCAGTAATATTTGCAAGGGGATTTTATGACTTTTAAAAGACCAAAAGTACATTATGGTGTTTTGTCTTTTGACTTATCTTCTGGCAATATTATTTCTGTACTAGCGCAGGAATAAAGGGAAGCTTTGTTTGCTTGTGGAgaccatttattttaaaaattatataaatattcatGATTTGCAGTCTGGTCTCCTTATACTTTATATCTAGCCCATCACAATATGAATTATATATCAAAATAGAAATACAAGTGACTGTGAATATGTAGAAAGCTGCACAGAAAAGATGTATGCTGTGTGTGCCTCATAAAACATTCAGGTTGTAAATATTTAGCAGCAGTAATAACCTATTTTTAccaatgtgatttttctttaagCTTATACAACAACCAAATCACTGATGTTGGAGCCAAATATGTTGCAAAATTAATTGAAGAGTGTTCAAGCCTGGAATATGTTAAGTATGTTGGATTGTTTTTCCCTTCTACACTAGCCTAATTAAGATTAAGCAACTTGAAAGGGGAGGAagagtagaagaaaaaagacaaaaattgtatttgaaataaaatataatttaggtTGCGGTTGTATATTTGTGTTGCAGTAGTCTAGCAGTGGATGGCAGCAGGTGAAACTCTTGAATCCATAGTCTTTTCTGGAATACAGTAGTGAGTTAAAAAAGTTCATGAGACCTGTTCTTTACCTAAATCCAGTCTGAACACCTGAGCAAGGCTTAAGCTGTGCATGGaccttgctgctgcttccagcaggcAAATTCCCTTGGATTTAGTACCAAGCTTTTTAGTGTCTGATCTTTTATGGGCCACTGGggtcaggctgtgctggtgtcatACCTCAACTCTGGAATTCCCCAAATTCACTTGGTGAGTTGTTCCCTTTAATTCCTGGAACTTCCCCAGATAAGAGTGTCTGGCCATGCACGTTGGTTGGACATAAAGGTAGATCATTAACCAATGGTTTAATTGTGACCGTAGCAGAAGCCAGAGGTAACTGCAGCAATGTCAGCTTTTGCAGGGAATGTAGGAACAGGCAGCCAGGGACTCTTGGGTTCTAGTCCTTGTTCTACCAGTGACTTGGTCTGAAACCCCACTCTGGCCATATCCTTCCTACTTGAAATTTTTGCAGAATTTTGAAACCCAGGAGCACTTagttttttcagtgctttgacAGTGCTTTGCTTATTTAATGCagctttcacaaaaaaaaagcctgttgAAAGATGGTTGCTTTCAGGCTACATAGTAACCCTAGAGATTATTTTGAGATAGAGTGCACATTCATGTGCCCAAAGCCAGCCAAACAAGACAGTTTTATGTAAATATAGTGGCTTGGGAGCTGGGGGGGAGGGTTGGGGGTTTGGTCTGTTCTTTAAATCAATCTATATGCAATTATCTCTCCCTTGAACTCCAGCCATTTGATATCCATGTAGGCCAAAAATAGAAGAGGCCTTGTGTAAAATGCCAGCCAGAGACTGACTGCTGCACTGACCTGTGCCACTGCCTAGAGCCTGTGCTTACAACAGAAAGACTTGAAATTATTGCAGTCTGTGCCTATCAGCTGCAGTCTCTTCTGGAAACACACAGCCAAGAAA includes these proteins:
- the NOD1 gene encoding nucleotide-binding oligomerization domain-containing protein 1 isoform X1 encodes the protein MEGQLCANVDISVKNPPGASPQSFIALLKVHRELLVGRIRNTQCLIDNLMKNDYFSTEDAEIVVQFPTQADKVRKILDLVQSKGEEVSEYFVYVLQKVTDAYYELQPWLDEIGYEPSENICSKPVVNTDPVSRYCQKLRHELGRDSKFFVLYAQKEEMLLEEIYSNSIMELVSFTNESLGQVGQLEALFDDAAGLINEDGETVYVYGDAGIGKSILLQKIQSLWARKELDIGAKFFFHFRCRMFSCFKEDEAICLKDLLFKYNCYPDQDPAEVFHHILQFPHTVLFTFDGFDEIYSNFDLSSVPEVCSPNEPIHPLALLVSLLRGKLLKGSKKILTARTGTEIQKNIIRKKVLLRGFSRNNLKEYTAMFFKDERQRALVSNQLEANPNLCSLCSVPLFCWIIFKCFEHFHSMFDSHELPDSSVTLTDVFLLMIEVHLNRSVKTSLLKSNIRSQAEVFKSRKESLLALGKMAYKGMENSSFIFEQEEVSSANISEEDLQLGFLRTVKGYSGCDSQATYEFLHLTLQSFFTALFLVMEEKVGTKELLEFFNECSSMETAQPTCLRIPWLKKQLAGEDPFQNKEHFNFTNMFLCGLLSGSRQKLFRHLVSPAVIKRKRKTLITYLGESMKSRLKGYTRSRLKSYNQVQMQPNFVWMLRCLYEMQSEKVGRMAARRMHANYIKLAYCNACSADCSAISFVLHHFQKHLALDLDNNNINDYGIKQLQPCFSKLAVIRLSVNQVTDHGVRILYEELSKYQIVSFLGLYNNQITDVGAKYVAKLIEECSSLEYVKIGANKITSEGGKCLAQAIQKSKTMFEIGMWGNQVGDEGAKAFAEALRNHPRLTNVSLAFNGITTEGGKSIAEAMQHNNSVRIFWLTKNELDDEAAMSFAEMLKVNKKLVHLWLIQNQITAKGVKCLSEALKENTTIQEICLNGNLISQEEAKAFENEERIICF
- the NOD1 gene encoding nucleotide-binding oligomerization domain-containing protein 1 isoform X3 produces the protein MEGQLCANVDISVKNPPGASPQSFIALLKVHRELLVGRIRNTQCLIDNLMKNDYFSTEDAEIVVQFPTQADKVRKILDLVQSKGEEVSEYFVYVLQKVTDAYYELQPWLDEIGYEPSENICSKPVVNTDPVSRYCQKLRHELGRDSKFFVLYAQKEEMLLEEIYSNSIMELVSFTNESLGQVGQLEALFDDAAGLINEDGETVYVYGDAGIGKSILLQKIQSLWARKELDIGAKFFFHFRCRMFSCFKEDEAICLKDLLFKYNCYPDQDPAEVFHHILQFPHTVLFTFDGFDEIYSNFDLSSVPEVCSPNEPIHPLALLVSLLRGKLLKGSKKILTARTGTEIQKNIIRKKVLLRGFSRNNLKEYTAMFFKDERQRALVSNQLEANPNLCSLCSVPLFCWIIFKCFEHFHSMFDSHELPDSSVTLTDVFLLMIEVHLNRSVKTSLLKSNIRSQAEVFKSRKESLLALGKMAYKGMENSSFIFEQEEVSSANISEEDLQLGFLRTVKGYSGCDSQATYEFLHLTLQSFFTALFLVMEEKVGTKELLEFFNECSSMETAQPTCLRIPWLKKQLAGEDPFQNKEHFNFTNMFLCGLLSGSRQKLFRHLVSPAVIKRKRKTLITYLGESMKSRLKGYTRSRLKSYNQVQMQPNFVWMLRCLYEMQSEKVGRMAARRMHANYIKLAYCNACSADCSAISFVLHHFQKHLALDLDNNNINDYGIKQLQPCFSKLAVIRMWGNQVGDEGAKAFAEALRNHPRLTNVSLAFNGITTEGGKSIAEAMQHNNSVRIFWLTKNELDDEAAMSFAEMLKVNKKLVHLWLIQNQITAKGVKCLSEALKENTTIQEICLNGNLISQEEAKAFENEERIICF
- the NOD1 gene encoding nucleotide-binding oligomerization domain-containing protein 1 isoform X2, producing MEGQLCANVDISVKNPPGASPQSFIALLKVHRELLVGRIRNTQCLIDNLMKNDYFSTEDAEIVVQFPTQADKVRKILDLVQSKGEEVSEYFVYVLQKVTDAYYELQPWLDEIGYEPSENICSKPVVNTDPVSRYCQKLRHELGRDSKFFVLYAQKEEMLLEEIYSNSIMELVSFTNESLGQVGQLEALFDDAAGLINEDGETVYVYGDAGIGKSILLQKIQSLWARKELDIGAKFFFHFRCRMFSCFKEDEAICLKDLLFKYNCYPDQDPAEVFHHILQFPHTVLFTFDGFDEIYSNFDLSSVPEVCSPNEPIHPLALLVSLLRGKLLKGSKKILTARTGTEIQKNIIRKKVLLRGFSRNNLKEYTAMFFKDERQRALVSNQLEANPNLCSLCSVPLFCWIIFKCFEHFHSMFDSHELPDSSVTLTDVFLLMIEVHLNRSVKTSLLKSNIRSQAEVFKSRKESLLALGKMAYKGMENSSFIFEQEEVSSANISEEDLQLGFLRTVKGYSGCDSQATYEFLHLTLQSFFTALFLVMEEKVGTKELLEFFNECSSMETAQPTCLRIPWLKKQLAGEDPFQNKEHFNFTNMFLCGLLSGSRQKLFRHLVSPAVIKRKRKTLITYLGESMKSRLKGYTRSRLKSYNQVQMQPNFVWMLRCLYEMQSEKVGRMAARRMHANYIKLAYCNACSADCSAISFVLHHFQKHLALDLDNNNINDYGIKQLQPCFSKLAVIRLSVNQVTDHGVRILYEELSKYQIVSFLGLYNNQITDVGAKYVAKLIEECSSLEYVKIGANKITSEGGKCLAQAIQKSKTMFEIGMWGNQVGDEGAKAFAEALRNHPRLTNVSLAFNGITTEGGKSIAEAMQHNNSVRIFWASLQYLFVSSLYKLLRAGTAHPPLAV
- the NOD1 gene encoding nucleotide-binding oligomerization domain-containing protein 1 isoform X4 — its product is MEGQLCANVDISVKNPPGASPQSFIALLKVHRELLVGRIRNTQCLIDNLMKNDYFSTEDAEIVVQFPTQADKVRKILDLVQSKGEEVSEYFVYVLQKVTDAYYELQPWLDEIGYEPSENICSKPVVNTDPVSRYCQKLRHELGRDSKFFVLYAQKEEMLLEEIYSNSIMELVSFTNESLGQVGQLEALFDDAAGLINEDGETVYVYGDAGIGKSILLQKIQSLWARKELDIGAKFFFHFRCRMFSCFKEDEAICLKDLLFKYNCYPDQDPAEVFHHILQFPHTVLFTFDGFDEIYSNFDLSSVPEVCSPNEPIHPLALLVSLLRGKLLKGSKKILTARTGTEIQKNIIRKKVLLRGFSRNNLKEYTAMFFKDERQRALVSNQLEANPNLCSLCSVPLFCWIIFKCFEHFHSMFDSHELPDSSVTLTDVFLLMIEVHLNRSVKTSLLKSNIRSQAEVFKSRKESLLALGKMAYKGMENSSFIFEQEEVSSANISEEDLQLGFLRTVKGYSGCDSQATYEFLHLTLQSFFTALFLVMEEKVGTKELLEFFNECSSMETAQPTCLRIPWLKKQLAGEDPFQNKEHFNFTNMFLCGLLSGSRQKLFRHLVSPAVIKRKRKTLITYLGESMKSRLKGYTRSRLKSYNQVQMQPNFVWMLRCLYEMQSEKVGRMAARRMHANYIKLAYCNACSADCSAISFVLHHFQKHLALDLDNNNINDYGIKQLQPCFSKLAVISLAFNGITTEGGKSIAEAMQHNNSVRIFWLTKNELDDEAAMSFAEMLKVNKKLVHLWLIQNQITAKGVKCLSEALKENTTIQEICLNGNLISQEEAKAFENEERIICF